In the Bacteroidota bacterium genome, one interval contains:
- a CDS encoding phosphate ABC transporter substrate-binding protein, whose translation MKKIIIALSVIAFAVPALVQAQRVVCKIKGSDTCLPLSQKEAEVYMQKNPGSSISVVGGGSGVGLAALLSGTTDIAQSSRKMKLDEKIKLQDAGKAFKEVIIAYDALAVVVNPANKVNQLTREQLEDIFTGKVTNWKEVGGDDMKIIAYSRESSSGTFEFFKEHVLNKKNFATTALLMPATGAIVQSVSQTAGAIGYIGLAYINKDVKALKVSYDQGKTYVAPAVETAKNKTYPITRPLYYYYLTSIEKTVKPYVDFILSADGQKIVHEEGYVPIK comes from the coding sequence ATGAAAAAGATCATCATTGCCTTATCAGTCATAGCTTTTGCGGTACCTGCACTTGTTCAGGCGCAAAGGGTCGTATGTAAAATCAAAGGAAGTGACACCTGTTTGCCTCTTTCGCAGAAAGAAGCTGAGGTTTACATGCAAAAGAACCCGGGATCATCCATTTCTGTTGTTGGCGGTGGCTCGGGTGTCGGTCTGGCAGCATTGTTAAGCGGGACTACCGACATTGCGCAATCATCGCGCAAGATGAAGCTCGACGAGAAAATCAAACTGCAGGATGCCGGCAAGGCCTTTAAGGAAGTCATCATCGCCTATGATGCACTGGCCGTCGTCGTCAATCCTGCCAATAAGGTGAATCAACTTACCAGGGAACAACTGGAGGATATTTTTACCGGTAAGGTCACAAACTGGAAAGAAGTGGGTGGTGACGATATGAAAATCATTGCTTACTCGCGCGAGTCGAGCTCAGGTACATTTGAATTCTTTAAAGAGCATGTACTCAATAAGAAGAATTTTGCAACAACGGCCTTATTGATGCCTGCCACAGGCGCCATCGTCCAGTCGGTCAGCCAGACGGCCGGTGCTATTGGTTATATCGGACTGGCTTATATCAATAAGGACGTTAAGGCTTTAAAGGTGTCTTATGACCAGGGGAAGACCTATGTCGCTCCGGCAGTCGAAACAGCAAAAAATAAAACATATCCTATTACAAGGCCTTTGTATTATTATTACTTAACATCAATTGAAAAGACGGTTAAGCCATACGTTGATTTTATTTTATCGGCCGACGGACAGAAAATCGTTCATGAGGAAGGGTATGTGCCAATAAAGTGA